Within the Desulfovibrio oxyclinae DSM 11498 genome, the region AATAGACGGAAGCGTCGCTAATCGCAAGGAGGTTAGGCCCTTCTTTTCCTCATGGCGTGGCTCGTTACGGAGTCGCGAAGCGTTTTGAATTCGGTCGTTTCCGGCAGATGGGCAAAGATGCGGTCCAGCAGTCCGTCGTCCAGAACCCGGCCGCAGGAGTAGGGGTGGTTCAGGTCGTAAATCCAGCCAGCGAGAAGGATGAGAAAGTCGTTGGTCCAACGGATGAGTTCGTAGTCGCCCAGCCTGCCGGAGAGAATCTGCTCGAACAGTTCCGGGGTGAACCTGTACGGATCGGGGGTGGCTCCGTGCATCACGACTGGATTGTCGCCGCCCTGATCGCAGTGGTCGAGGATCACTGGCAGGATATCCAGCTTGTCTGCGTCGCGAACCACCGAAAGTGCCGTGCGGATGGCGGGAGTGGTCTTTTCGGGAATGGCCCGGACGTTGTGCAGGGCCACTGCGCCGACCGTCAGCCGCCGGATAGGCTCGGGAACGCCGTCGAGTAGCCCGTGGTTCTTGATGGCCCTGATGCTCAGCCGGGCGTGGTTTGCGGATTCCGCATCGCGGAACGTGCCGTAGTCGCGGTATTGGATGAATCGTCCGGCGTCGTGATAGACCGCCGCGAGGAGCGCGGCTTCACGCATGGGGGAGGGAATGTCCTCGGCATCCGTGATTTTTCGGGCATTTTCGACCACACGCATGGTGTGATCGTGCTTGAGGATCACGTTTTCATCCCCTTCCCTTAAGAAAGGGGCGGTGAAGGCATTGAAGCGGGACAGGTGCTCCCGCAACCGGATTGTTGTCATTTGAGCGAGCGCATTTTGATTTTGTATTCGGCCTCGTTGATTTCTCCGGCTTCGTACTGGCGGTCCAGTTCCTCGATTTCCCTGCGTGTCTCCTCTTCGGCCTCGCGGTCCAGCTCGTGGTCGCGAAAGATTCCCTTGGGACCGAACAGGACGCGCACGAAGAGCAGGATCAGGCCCATGAGCGCGATGACGAAGGCCAGCCTGGCCAGATTGGGAAGCAGCGTCTGTCCGTAGCCGGGGCCAAAGGGCCACAGGCGCCATTCGGGGTTGCTGAAGAACTCCTGAAGGCCGGTCAGAAAAAGCAGGTGGTCGGGCATGATTCGGTTCTCCCTGAAAAGTGCTGGTCGGTTGGGAGAATGCTTACTTCTTCCGCGATGATCGTGCAAGGGGATGGATTACGGAATCCACAGGGGGTTGAAGATTGCCGCGCTTGATCTTATCGTGTATGAGAGCGCAATCCATTTTGGAGAGGTTTATGCGCATACTCATTGTGGAAGACGAATACACGAGCCGCAAGCTTCTGACCTCGCTTCTCTCGGATTACGGGAAGTGCGACACTGCTTCCGACGGCAAGAGTGGAGTGGAAGCCTTCGAGAAGGCCCTTGCCGAAGGGAACCCTTATGGGCTTGTGTGTCTGGATATCATGATGCCCGTCATGGACGGACACGAAGCGCTGAAGGCCATACGCGACGTCGAGGCAAGGCACGGCGTTCGGGCCCAGAGCGAAGTGAAGGTCATCATGGTAACGGCCATCAACGACCCTGTTACGGTGGTCAAGGCCTACTATCAGGGCGGCGCGGCCGCCTACATCCCCAAGCCGGTGGAGATAGATTCGCTCCTCTCCGTGCTGAGGGATCTGGAAATAATAAAGTAAGGATTACTCATGTCCCTGAAAAGAATACTTGCAGCCGCAGCCGCGGTGCTGGCTCTTCCCACACCCGCCGCGGCGGCTGTTCCCGGTTTTGCCGGTATGCACGTGGTGGACCTGATCCTTCTCGGCTTTCTCGTTTTTCTCCTGATTCGCGTCTTCAAGCGTCGTTTCGGCGGCGGTCAGGATCAGCGCCGCGGACCTCAGGACGGAAATCCTCCTGAGAGCAATTCGGAGCAGGAGAAGGATGCCTCCGCACCGCGCGACCGCTATGACGTGGCCAGAGCCACGTGGGACATGCTCTCTTCGGACTCCGAACAGCCGCAGCAACCGGCACGGCCGAAGGCAAACACTTCGGGAACGGACTTCGAACCCGCCGAGTTCATCGAAGGGGCTAAGCTCTTCTTTACTCGCCTTCAGCAGGCGCGAGACGCCGGAACGCTGGACGAGCTTCGCGATTTTCTGGCCCCTTCCTTATATGAAGAACTCAAGCAGGAAGCCGCTGGCGGCGACACCGCCCGCACCGAGGTGATGCTGGTCGAAGCGCGACTCGCCGACCGCAGGACCGAGGACGGCAAAACCGTGGTCTCCGTGCTTTTCGACGCCACCCTGCGACGCGGGGCATCAGGCGAGACGCCATACAATTATCGTGGCGTCTGGGAATTCTCCCGTACCGAGGGCGATACTGACGCCCTGTGGACGCTGGAGAAGATGGACAGGGTCGATCACTAGGCCCTTTTTTACCGCTTAAAAAGCATACCCGGAGGGTATATAATTGTCCGCCAAGGATTTTGAGCTGAACCAGCCCCTTGAGGCGTTGGTTGCCGAGGCCGAACGACGTTTCGGCGGCATCGTATATGAAGAGGTGAGCATTGCGGGCGTGACATTGCAGATCCCGCAGATAAAGGACATGCCCCGGTATCTTGATCGTCTGGTGGGCAAGACCCGCCCCGGCGATTCGGTAGAGCTGCCGCTTTGGGCCAAGATGTGGCCGTCCTGCCTGATGCTTGGCATGTTCATGGCCCGCTGTCCTCTCCCGGAAGGGGCTCGCGTGCTTGAGGTCGGCGCAGGCGTTGGCGTTTCCGGACTGGTGGCCGCCAGCCGAGGCCTGAAGGTCACGGTTTCCGACGTCGAACCGGACGCCTTGCTGTTCAGCCGCATCGGCGTGCTCAAGAACGGGTTGGAAGCGAATGTTGAGGTCGTGGACTGCGACTTTACCAAGGCCGAACTGCCTAACCGCTTTGACATGATTATCGGCTGTGAAATCCTGTATCAGGACCATGTTTACGAGCCGTTGCACGCATTTTTTGAACGTCATCTGGCGGAAACTCCGGAAGCGGAGATCGTCATTGCGCTCGACAGCGTCCGCAAGGGACAGGGCTTTTTCAAGCGCGCCGAGGGCCGCTACCGCATGATGAAGCAGGAGTTCCCTTATAAGGATGAAGAAACCGGGCAGGAGAGGGCTTCTGTGCTCTACCGGTTGAGGAGGACTTCCTGATGATTCGGCTCAAGGATTGTTTCAAGACATATACCAAGGATCAGGACAAGGCCGCTTCCCCTCAGGAAACCGTCAGCCGCGTCAGAGCCTGTCTGGCCGAGACCTGTGAAGGCGTTCTGGCAGAGACGGATCGTGTGGACACTGGTCGCCTCGGCATTCCGGTTTTCGTCAGCAAATGCGGCCCCAAGGCTGCCGAAGTCATGCCCACCCGCAAGCAAATGGGAAAGGGTGCCTCGCCAGAGCAGGCCGAAGCTTCCGCGCTCATGGAGCTGGTGGAGCGGTTCAGCTATTTTACCTTTTGGAGCAACGAAGAGAATTTCGAAAAGCTGACATGGTCCGAAGCCGCCGCAAAGTGGCCGGAAAGCATCATGCCGGTTTCCGAAGTGCTTCAGTCCGTCGGCGAAGAGGGCATGAGCGAAGAGGACGCTGTGCGGATTCTCGACCTCATCAGCTGGCGTTTTCATCCAGCACATGACGTGGCCTCAGGCAAGGACGTGCATGTCCCCCTCGACTGGTTTAAAAAGCTCAATGAATTCAACGGCTCTTCCGCCGGAAATACGTTCGAGGAATCCATCCTTCAGGGAGCGTGCGAGCTGGTGGAGCGCCATGTCTGCGCCGTGGTGGACCGAACCTCTCCGGAGCTGCCAACCATCGATCCGGCAACGTCCGACGATCCGGTTCTGGAGCGGCTTTGCAGGTGCTTCGCCGACAACGGCGTGAAGCTGATCCTCAAGGATTTCACGCTGGGATTCCCGGTGCCCACGGTGGGTGCCCTTGCATGGGACCCTTCCACTTTCCCCGGCTTGAGCGAGATCGTCTATACTGCCGGAACTTCGGCCACGCCGGAAAAGGCAGCAGTGCGCGCCGTGACCGAGATCGCCCAGCTCGCTGGCGACTTTGAGACCAGCCGCGTTTACGAGGCCTCCGGGCTGCCGAAGTATACCGACCCAGAACAGACCGAGTGGCTTCAGGCCGGACCGGTCTGCAGGCTGGATGCGCTGCCTGAGGTCGAGGACGAGAACATCCGCACCGAGCTGGCTTCCCTTGCCGACGGGCTGCGCGACATGGGGTACACCCTGTATTCTGTGGACACCACGCACCCGGAACTCGGCGTGACCGCCAACTACAACTTCGTTCCAGGATTCCTGTTCCGCGAGCGCACGCCCCATGCCAGCCTCGGCATGTTCGTGGGCCGGGCACTGGCCGAAGATGCACCGTTCGACGAGGCGCTCGAAGGGCTTGACGTTCTGGCTCAGGTGTATCCCGACGCCCACTTTGTTCCGTTCTTCCAGGGTATGCTGGCCCTGCGCATGGATGACATCATGTACGCCGCCGACCGCTTTGCCGATGCCGAACCGCTACAGCCCGCAAGGGAAGAGGCCGCGCTTTGCGCCTTCTACCAGGCGTACGCCCTGACGCTGGCCGAGGACTGGGCCGATGCCGTGCCGCATCTGGACAGGGCCATCGGCTACGATGCGGACGTGAAGGAGTTCTTCAACCTGCGCGGCGTGTGCCGGTTCCGCATGGGAGAATATAATTCCGCATCCGAGGATTTTCAGGCCTCGTTGGATATCGACTCCGGCAATCCCGAAGATCTCGCGAACCTTGGCCTTTGTCATAAGTTCATGGGCAACGCATCGGAAGCGCTGGACTATCTCGACGTGGCGCTTTCCATGAACCCGGGGCTTGAATGGGCGCGTCCCCATCACGAGGAACTCCTTGCCTCGCAAGGATAAATTTCTTCGCTGAGAGACAGGGGAAAACACGGCGACATGGTTGACAAAAGACGAGTTCTGACATTATAGACTTTGTCAGACTTCGCGACACACGCAACGAGTCACCGAACAGCGGATCGCTGTTTATTGATAATGATAGGCTCCGGAACAAAATCCGGAAACATGTAAGCAAATCATCCTTACTAGGAGGAAACCATGGCTGTTGTCGAATTCCAGGGTAAGACTTTCGAAGTTGATGAAGACGGCTTCCTGCAGCGTTTTGAAGACTGGACCCCTGAATGGGTGGACTACGTCAAAGACACTGAAGGCATCAAGGAACTCACCGAAGACCACCAGAAGGTCATCGACTTCCTGCAGGACTACTACAAGAAGAACGGCATCGCTCCGATGGTCCGCATCCTTTCCAAGGTCACCGGCTTCAAGCTGAAGCAGATCTACGAACTGTTCCCCTCCGGACCGGGCAAGGGAGCCTGTAAGATGGCTGGTCTGCCCAAGCCCACCGGCTGCGTCTAGTTCTTCGACGCATTCAAGTGGATATCAAGGCGGGAACCGAAAGGTTCCCGCCTTTTTTATGTGCTCCAGCCAGTGCACTCTCGGCGCCCCCATGCCCGCCAGTCTTGCATAACACCTACCCGCCCCAGCACGAATCCATGTAGCCTCGACTCCGCGTGCTCGCCTGCACTTTGCAGTGCGGTTTCCTCTAAAGCCATTGCCCGCTCGATATTGTGGAAACCGGACTCGGCAGAAGGTGTATGTGAAAAATCGGACTTTTCCCCCTGATTCATATGCAAACCGGAAAGAATCGTTCCACTTCCCGATATGACTTACTGTCTTACTGTTGCTGAAGAATGCGCTGTAAATACAGTGCTTTGCGATTTGATTGAGATTGTTGATCCCTTCTCCAATATCCGCTCAGGCATTGCTCTGTGTTGTTGCAGTTCACGAGGCCAAGCGGGTTTGAGGCGTCACATGTTCACTATTTTGGACTGATTGAGAGCGTGTCCGGAAAAACGGACATGGCGGTCCGGGATGCCGTATGGAGTGATTTCCTGTCATTAAGGGTCTTTGTTTGAAAACGGGGCCCTTGTTGGGTGTCTTGTTTTTCGGACTCTTCTGCAAATCGTCGCGGGGATGACTTTTGCTTGCGCGATATTTCACATGCCGCCTTCCTTGTATCAGAGGATGAATGAATCCACGCATATCCCCGGCATCGTGGAACTCTGAATTATCAGTGAAATTTTTGCATTAGAGAACGCTTCCTATGGCACGTTCCGTGCTAAACGAGGATTGG harbors:
- a CDS encoding Tim44 domain-containing protein, which codes for MSLKRILAAAAAVLALPTPAAAAVPGFAGMHVVDLILLGFLVFLLIRVFKRRFGGGQDQRRGPQDGNPPESNSEQEKDASAPRDRYDVARATWDMLSSDSEQPQQPARPKANTSGTDFEPAEFIEGAKLFFTRLQQARDAGTLDELRDFLAPSLYEELKQEAAGGDTARTEVMLVEARLADRRTEDGKTVVSVLFDATLRRGASGETPYNYRGVWEFSRTEGDTDALWTLEKMDRVDH
- a CDS encoding response regulator; this encodes MRILIVEDEYTSRKLLTSLLSDYGKCDTASDGKSGVEAFEKALAEGNPYGLVCLDIMMPVMDGHEALKAIRDVEARHGVRAQSEVKVIMVTAINDPVTVVKAYYQGGAAAYIPKPVEIDSLLSVLRDLEIIK
- a CDS encoding HD domain-containing protein yields the protein MILKHDHTMRVVENARKITDAEDIPSPMREAALLAAVYHDAGRFIQYRDYGTFRDAESANHARLSIRAIKNHGLLDGVPEPIRRLTVGAVALHNVRAIPEKTTPAIRTALSVVRDADKLDILPVILDHCDQGGDNPVVMHGATPDPYRFTPELFEQILSGRLGDYELIRWTNDFLILLAGWIYDLNHPYSCGRVLDDGLLDRIFAHLPETTEFKTLRDSVTSHAMRKRRA
- a CDS encoding class I SAM-dependent methyltransferase yields the protein MSAKDFELNQPLEALVAEAERRFGGIVYEEVSIAGVTLQIPQIKDMPRYLDRLVGKTRPGDSVELPLWAKMWPSCLMLGMFMARCPLPEGARVLEVGAGVGVSGLVAASRGLKVTVSDVEPDALLFSRIGVLKNGLEANVEVVDCDFTKAELPNRFDMIIGCEILYQDHVYEPLHAFFERHLAETPEAEIVIALDSVRKGQGFFKRAEGRYRMMKQEFPYKDEETGQERASVLYRLRRTS
- a CDS encoding YcaO-like family protein gives rise to the protein MIRLKDCFKTYTKDQDKAASPQETVSRVRACLAETCEGVLAETDRVDTGRLGIPVFVSKCGPKAAEVMPTRKQMGKGASPEQAEASALMELVERFSYFTFWSNEENFEKLTWSEAAAKWPESIMPVSEVLQSVGEEGMSEEDAVRILDLISWRFHPAHDVASGKDVHVPLDWFKKLNEFNGSSAGNTFEESILQGACELVERHVCAVVDRTSPELPTIDPATSDDPVLERLCRCFADNGVKLILKDFTLGFPVPTVGALAWDPSTFPGLSEIVYTAGTSATPEKAAVRAVTEIAQLAGDFETSRVYEASGLPKYTDPEQTEWLQAGPVCRLDALPEVEDENIRTELASLADGLRDMGYTLYSVDTTHPELGVTANYNFVPGFLFRERTPHASLGMFVGRALAEDAPFDEALEGLDVLAQVYPDAHFVPFFQGMLALRMDDIMYAADRFADAEPLQPAREEAALCAFYQAYALTLAEDWADAVPHLDRAIGYDADVKEFFNLRGVCRFRMGEYNSASEDFQASLDIDSGNPEDLANLGLCHKFMGNASEALDYLDVALSMNPGLEWARPHHEELLASQG
- a CDS encoding TusE/DsrC/DsvC family sulfur relay protein, whose product is MAVVEFQGKTFEVDEDGFLQRFEDWTPEWVDYVKDTEGIKELTEDHQKVIDFLQDYYKKNGIAPMVRILSKVTGFKLKQIYELFPSGPGKGACKMAGLPKPTGCV